One part of the Thiomicrospira cyclica ALM1 genome encodes these proteins:
- the hda gene encoding DnaA regulatory inactivator Hda produces the protein MLIQLPLKINLPDTACFETFVAPDASVALTLSQLQSVGASGLSQGVYFFGQAAVGKTHLLQAACRAVSLRGGRSVYFPLKEKQLPLIPDVLKGLEVMDLICLDDVDHVVHLPAWQVALQDLQSKSRALGHPLILSGRMPMALWPMSVSELRDAMFSLLPVELQPLTEIDDLVLALQRHAMIRGFELPKDVANFIIKRFSTSLEELLAVLQMLEQATLAEQRRLTLPFAKLVLSR, from the coding sequence ATGTTAATACAACTTCCCCTTAAAATTAATTTACCTGATACGGCCTGTTTTGAAACCTTTGTAGCTCCTGATGCGTCAGTTGCGCTAACACTTAGTCAGTTGCAGTCAGTAGGTGCGAGTGGTTTAAGCCAAGGGGTATATTTTTTTGGACAAGCGGCCGTGGGAAAAACCCACTTATTGCAAGCGGCTTGCCGTGCCGTTTCATTAAGGGGTGGGCGTAGCGTCTATTTCCCCCTGAAAGAGAAGCAATTGCCTCTAATTCCTGACGTATTAAAAGGCTTGGAGGTTATGGATTTGATTTGTCTGGATGATGTTGATCATGTTGTGCATTTACCCGCTTGGCAAGTCGCACTGCAAGATTTGCAGTCTAAGTCTCGTGCGCTTGGTCATCCGCTGATTTTGTCCGGACGTATGCCAATGGCTTTATGGCCTATGTCAGTGTCGGAGTTGCGTGATGCTATGTTTAGTTTGTTACCGGTTGAATTGCAACCGCTTACTGAGATAGATGATCTGGTGTTAGCTTTACAGCGACATGCGATGATTAGAGGGTTTGAGTTGCCCAAGGATGTGGCGAATTTTATTATTAAGCGTTTTTCAACCAGTTTGGAAGAGTTGTTAGCCGTATTGCAAATGTTAGAGCAAGCCACGCTTGCGGAACAGCGCCGTTTGACCTTGCCTTTTGCAAAACTGGTGTTATCGCGTTAA
- a CDS encoding TlpA family protein disulfide reductase encodes MKLFLKQSRNWMLAGLLAISGQALAEPMDVEFVDMEGNTVMLSDFRGQWVVVNLWATWCPPCIKEMPDLTLFHEQHKDSKAIVLGVNYENIPIEKINTFTEELMITFPIVRFKEIDLNANQTPFGPLRGLPSTYMVAPSGQIVAGRAGLVDAELLENFIAEFERRNP; translated from the coding sequence ATGAAATTGTTTTTGAAGCAGAGTCGCAATTGGATGTTAGCAGGTCTGCTGGCAATCAGTGGTCAAGCCTTGGCCGAGCCTATGGATGTTGAATTTGTTGATATGGAAGGCAATACCGTGATGTTGTCTGATTTTCGTGGCCAATGGGTGGTTGTAAATCTATGGGCTACCTGGTGTCCACCTTGCATAAAAGAAATGCCCGATTTAACATTATTTCATGAACAGCATAAGGATTCAAAGGCCATTGTATTGGGGGTTAATTATGAAAATATACCTATAGAAAAAATCAATACGTTTACTGAGGAGTTAATGATAACGTTTCCTATTGTAAGATTTAAAGAAATTGATTTAAACGCGAATCAGACGCCGTTTGGTCCACTGCGAGGATTGCCAAGCACTTATATGGTTGCGCCTAGCGGTCAGATAGTTGCAGGGCGCGCTGGCTTAGTGGATGCGGAGCTATTGGAAAACTTTATTGCTGAATTTGAGCGTCGCAACCCTTAG
- a CDS encoding thioredoxin family protein, which translates to MPTRLISAVMFLFAVSLPLKAADFFDHSFGNYQEELDLAREEGKQGVFVFFEMDDCPFCHRMKETILQEPDVIEYFHEHFKVYRFDIEGSNPVTNFDGREFDTEKEMAERQYRVRATPVMIIFDLNGEPVARFTGPTRTKDEFLLFGRFVVEGHHQEMNFNRFRRQQEAS; encoded by the coding sequence ATGCCTACTCGCCTCATTAGTGCTGTTATGTTTTTGTTTGCAGTGAGCTTACCCTTAAAAGCCGCTGATTTTTTTGACCACAGTTTTGGCAATTATCAAGAAGAATTAGATTTAGCACGTGAAGAGGGAAAGCAGGGTGTATTTGTTTTCTTTGAGATGGATGATTGCCCTTTTTGTCACCGTATGAAAGAAACGATCTTGCAAGAACCGGATGTTATCGAATACTTCCATGAGCACTTTAAGGTCTATCGGTTTGATATTGAAGGTTCTAACCCAGTCACCAACTTTGATGGTCGAGAGTTTGACACCGAAAAAGAGATGGCTGAGCGTCAATACCGCGTTAGAGCAACGCCCGTTATGATCATTTTCGATTTGAATGGTGAGCCAGTGGCTCGTTTCACCGGTCCGACCCGGACTAAAGACGAGTTTTTGTTATTTGGCCGTTTTGTGGTTGAGGGTCATCATCAAGAGATGAACTTTAACCGTTTTAGACGTCAGCAAGAAGCGTCTTGA
- a CDS encoding TolC family protein: MKKRLIRPLLTITLLVPALVPTKLYAETLPNPFTLDDAMSWSIIANPGLVRQQALQQFNQAEQSAVIAQQGVNLAFIGRLGQREFLDERQDYNLAALQLTAPIYDFGRTQAQLAALSTASSANEQLFHYHTLHYRFELMQGVFNIMLADLNYRVQNEAMAIAFVTLDKVEEDFALERVSERKLRESQRDYQAAFLARQQAQLMMRQARMQLGNALGLGATVVPRVDVPSEIRLPAQLDSLDVYQQRLEENNPLLRALALNAAAEQQRVDFARLGSKPMINADAKVGQLSSYPRMREGRWEASIGIEVPLYDRGLTRAGVEKAMSKAAIAQAEVEFEAQRLRNHLTQLYFELSLLGVEEQALVAKQNFASVNLDFARAMYENELQTDFGNAMVEISQADYDQLAFRFRQILLWAQLNLLLGADELLNFDGLMRESAND; encoded by the coding sequence ATGAAGAAGCGTCTGATAAGGCCTTTATTGACCATTACCTTACTTGTTCCTGCACTGGTTCCAACAAAACTTTATGCTGAAACCTTACCGAACCCTTTTACGCTAGATGATGCCATGAGTTGGTCGATAATCGCCAACCCAGGTCTAGTACGTCAGCAAGCGCTTCAACAATTTAATCAAGCAGAACAATCAGCCGTGATTGCACAGCAGGGTGTTAATTTGGCTTTTATTGGCCGCCTTGGTCAGCGTGAGTTTTTGGATGAGCGCCAAGATTATAATTTAGCCGCGCTGCAATTGACGGCGCCTATTTATGATTTTGGTCGTACGCAAGCGCAATTAGCGGCGCTGTCGACGGCGTCCTCTGCTAATGAACAGCTTTTTCATTATCATACTTTGCACTATCGTTTTGAGCTGATGCAGGGGGTTTTCAATATTATGCTTGCTGACTTAAATTATCGAGTGCAAAACGAAGCCATGGCGATTGCCTTTGTGACTTTGGATAAAGTAGAGGAAGACTTCGCACTGGAGCGCGTATCGGAGCGAAAATTACGTGAATCTCAGCGCGATTATCAGGCTGCTTTTTTAGCGCGTCAGCAAGCGCAGTTAATGATGCGTCAAGCAAGAATGCAATTAGGTAATGCGTTAGGGCTTGGTGCTACAGTGGTTCCGCGCGTGGATGTTCCAAGTGAAATCCGCTTGCCGGCACAGCTTGATAGTTTGGATGTTTACCAGCAACGTTTAGAAGAAAATAATCCATTGTTACGCGCTTTGGCATTGAATGCGGCGGCAGAACAACAGCGGGTCGATTTTGCTAGATTGGGTAGTAAGCCAATGATAAATGCTGATGCAAAAGTGGGGCAATTATCAAGCTATCCGCGCATGCGAGAAGGTCGCTGGGAGGCGAGTATAGGTATTGAGGTACCGCTTTATGATCGCGGTCTAACTCGTGCCGGTGTTGAAAAAGCTATGTCAAAAGCAGCCATAGCACAAGCTGAGGTTGAATTTGAAGCGCAGCGTTTACGTAATCACTTAACTCAGTTGTATTTTGAATTAAGTTTGCTCGGGGTTGAAGAACAAGCTTTGGTAGCTAAACAGAATTTTGCCAGCGTAAATTTAGATTTTGCACGAGCTATGTACGAAAATGAGTTGCAGACTGATTTTGGCAATGCGATGGTCGAAATTTCGCAAGCTGATTATGATCAGCTCGCGTTCCGATTCCGGCAAATACTGTTATGGGCACAATTAAATCTTCTGCTTGGTGCTGATGAATTATTAAATTTTGATGGATTGATGAGGGAGTCGGCAAATGATTAG
- a CDS encoding efflux RND transporter periplasmic adaptor subunit, whose translation MIRSTNNVYLGVAAVFLVLLQLAMVMPAQAQTQTLKIGALVSGQVMQVLKQEDAQVSQGEVIMVIDDRIFKARLKALEAERNSAAAIFADAEIEMANIEDLFDRTVIAQRPYQQAQRDFAVAKANLALAEANLAAHQAWLDYYHIRAPRNGVIKSLAVQQGSTVFKENQLLFELEVGVE comes from the coding sequence ATGATTAGATCGACCAATAACGTTTACCTTGGCGTTGCCGCCGTGTTTTTAGTGCTGCTGCAGTTGGCAATGGTCATGCCAGCCCAAGCTCAAACGCAAACTTTAAAAATAGGCGCGCTCGTGTCTGGACAAGTGATGCAGGTTTTGAAGCAAGAGGATGCGCAAGTTTCACAAGGTGAGGTCATTATGGTTATTGATGACCGAATCTTTAAGGCTCGCTTAAAGGCTTTAGAGGCTGAACGTAATAGCGCCGCTGCGATATTTGCTGACGCTGAAATTGAGATGGCCAATATTGAAGACTTATTTGATCGTACCGTTATTGCCCAACGACCTTACCAGCAAGCACAGCGCGATTTTGCGGTGGCTAAGGCCAATTTAGCCTTGGCGGAAGCAAATCTTGCTGCGCACCAGGCCTGGTTAGATTACTATCATATTAGAGCCCCAAGAAACGGTGTTATAAAATCCTTAGCGGTCCAGCAAGGATCGACAGTATTTAAAGAAAATCAGCTGTTATTCGAATTGGAGGTTGGTGTTGAATAA
- a CDS encoding proline--tRNA ligase, with translation MKTSQLLLATTRETPADAEVISHQLMIRAGMIRRLAGGLYTWLPLGVRVLRNVEQIIRDEMNQAGAQEVLMPVVQPAELWQESGRWQQYGPELLRINDRHQRDFCLGPTHEEVITDLVRKEVRSYKQLPANYYQIQTKFRDEIRPRFGVMRSREFIMKDAYSFHLNRECLEQTYQIMYAAYHRIFERIGLDFRAVQADTGSIGGDGSHEFHVLADSGEDAIAFSTLSDFAANVELAEAVAPSKPRPSPSQPLTEVATPNIHSIEEVCQFLAVSANQTLKTLLVLGANAENPVVALVLRGDHEVNDIKAEKHPLVASPLTFATAEQITQVCGCDAGSIGPVGLSIPLIVDRSAAHCADFVCGANKTGYHLTGVNWDRDVAAGLVADIRNVVEGDPSPDGQGVIQIKRGIEVGHIFQLGDKYSKALNANVLNENSRAQILEMGCYGIGVTRVVAAAIEQNHDDKGIIWPDAIAPFQVCIVPMQMHKSPRVAKAVEQLYSDLQQQGISVLLDDRNERPGVMFNDMELIGIPHRIVIGERGLDQQLIEYKHRRDAEPQNIAEKDFMTFLMAQIGK, from the coding sequence ATGAAAACATCCCAACTACTTTTAGCTACCACACGCGAAACACCAGCCGATGCCGAAGTCATTAGCCATCAACTTATGATTCGCGCCGGCATGATCCGTCGCTTAGCCGGTGGCCTATATACCTGGCTACCATTGGGTGTACGAGTACTTCGAAATGTCGAACAAATTATTCGCGATGAAATGAATCAAGCTGGCGCTCAAGAAGTGCTAATGCCCGTGGTACAACCGGCGGAACTTTGGCAAGAATCAGGGCGCTGGCAACAATACGGTCCCGAGTTACTCCGTATTAACGATCGTCATCAACGGGATTTTTGCCTTGGTCCAACGCACGAAGAAGTGATTACCGACCTTGTCCGCAAGGAAGTTAGAAGTTACAAACAGCTACCGGCTAATTACTACCAAATTCAGACCAAGTTTCGTGATGAAATCCGGCCACGTTTTGGCGTCATGCGTTCTCGCGAATTTATTATGAAGGATGCCTATTCATTTCACCTTAATCGCGAGTGTTTGGAGCAAACCTATCAAATTATGTATGCCGCCTACCATCGTATTTTTGAACGCATCGGTCTTGATTTCCGTGCTGTACAAGCGGACACCGGCTCAATTGGCGGTGATGGCTCACATGAGTTTCATGTTTTGGCTGATTCTGGTGAAGATGCGATTGCCTTTTCAACTCTTAGCGACTTTGCGGCCAACGTGGAACTGGCGGAAGCGGTAGCACCGAGCAAGCCACGCCCGAGCCCATCACAACCACTAACGGAAGTTGCCACCCCGAATATCCATAGCATTGAAGAAGTCTGTCAATTTTTAGCCGTATCAGCTAACCAAACGCTAAAAACACTGTTAGTTTTGGGCGCCAATGCTGAAAACCCCGTTGTAGCCTTAGTATTACGGGGCGACCATGAAGTGAATGACATCAAGGCTGAAAAACACCCCTTAGTTGCTAGCCCACTTACCTTTGCAACAGCCGAACAAATTACGCAGGTTTGTGGTTGCGATGCAGGCTCTATTGGCCCCGTTGGCTTAAGTATTCCGCTGATTGTTGACCGCTCGGCAGCACATTGTGCCGACTTTGTTTGTGGCGCAAATAAAACCGGGTACCATCTAACCGGCGTGAACTGGGATCGCGATGTAGCAGCAGGCCTGGTTGCGGATATTCGCAATGTTGTTGAAGGTGATCCAAGCCCTGATGGACAGGGCGTTATTCAAATTAAACGCGGTATAGAAGTCGGCCATATTTTTCAATTAGGCGACAAATATTCCAAAGCGCTAAACGCCAACGTTCTAAATGAAAACAGCCGGGCACAGATTCTAGAAATGGGTTGTTATGGTATTGGGGTAACGCGAGTTGTGGCGGCGGCTATCGAACAGAACCATGATGACAAAGGCATTATTTGGCCTGATGCGATTGCGCCCTTCCAAGTTTGTATTGTGCCCATGCAAATGCATAAATCACCCCGAGTTGCGAAAGCCGTAGAACAACTCTATAGCGACTTGCAACAACAAGGTATTAGCGTGTTGTTAGATGATCGCAACGAGCGACCCGGCGTGATGTTTAATGACATGGAACTCATTGGCATTCCGCACCGCATCGTGATTGGAGAACGCGGTTTAGATCAACAGTTGATTGAGTACAAGCATCGTCGTGATGCCGAGCCACAAAATATTGCTGAAAAAGATTTCATGACATTTTTGATGGCTCAAATTGGCAAATAA
- a CDS encoding Maf family protein, whose amino-acid sequence MPSSILSGSQLFLASGSPRRLALLEQLGLAVTVVEAPVEEVALPKESPRSFVMRMAIEKALAGYNKVSGHDIWVVGADTLVMQDGDVFGKPRNHQQAKDFLHKLAGSSHKVLSAVAIVHQGEVLSDLSETMVSFANLDSQQIDNYLATDEWRGKAGGYAIQGKAAQFICHIDGSYSGVMGLPLYETSALLAELGFTVLQPTSLNNKEQKS is encoded by the coding sequence ATGCCATCATCTATATTGTCAGGCTCGCAGCTGTTTTTAGCCTCTGGTTCACCGCGGCGGTTAGCTTTGTTGGAGCAGTTGGGGCTTGCTGTTACGGTTGTAGAGGCACCAGTTGAGGAAGTGGCGTTGCCCAAAGAATCACCGCGTTCTTTTGTGATGCGTATGGCCATTGAAAAAGCCTTGGCAGGCTACAACAAGGTTTCGGGTCATGATATCTGGGTGGTTGGCGCGGATACACTGGTTATGCAGGATGGGGATGTGTTTGGAAAGCCTAGAAACCATCAACAAGCGAAAGATTTTTTGCATAAGCTGGCTGGATCTTCTCATAAGGTTTTGTCTGCTGTTGCGATTGTTCATCAGGGTGAGGTGTTATCTGATTTAAGTGAAACCATGGTGAGTTTTGCAAATTTAGACAGTCAGCAAATAGACAATTATCTAGCCACCGATGAGTGGCGGGGTAAGGCGGGTGGTTATGCCATTCAAGGTAAGGCCGCGCAGTTTATATGTCATATTGACGGCAGTTATTCAGGTGTCATGGGTTTGCCGCTCTATGAAACCTCAGCATTGTTAGCAGAATTAGGCTTTACAGTGCTCCAACCTACTTCATTAAATAATAAAGAACAAAAATCATGA
- the rng gene encoding ribonuclease G: MNDEQKVLVNITPNETRVAWLENGVLQEIWVERNKKRGLVGNIYLGRIDRVLPGMQAAFVDIGLARAAFLHVSDVTQGLISQRSPEDPEDIGRLLFEGQRVLVQVVKDPLGTKGARVTMQVSIASRLLVYMPDEQGIGVSQKIDASVERERLREVIKLIPEASSSSGGFIVRTVAEGADFHELRADVLFLQKLWEQASQKVGESKKPRLLYEDLPLYLRILRDVPNDGIEKIRVDSAETFQKMKVFAKMYSLEVTDKIGHYKGDRPIFDLYNIEEEIQTALEKKVMLKSGGYLIIDQTEAMTTIDVNTGGFVGHKNLEETIYRTNLEATQAIARQVRLRNLGGIIILDLIDMEDDEHKRHVYESLQKALTLDRVKTTISEISRLGLIEMTRKRTRESLERTLCEPCPMCHGRGVVKTAETVGYEIFREITRMDKSFNAERYRVIAAESVVGRILDEESDAVAALEAFLGKTIKFQAESSYPPEYFDVVMM, translated from the coding sequence ATGAATGATGAACAAAAAGTCCTAGTTAACATTACGCCAAATGAAACTCGTGTGGCATGGTTGGAAAATGGCGTTCTGCAGGAAATTTGGGTTGAGCGCAATAAAAAGCGCGGCTTGGTGGGTAATATTTACCTAGGGCGGATCGACCGTGTATTGCCTGGTATGCAGGCTGCATTTGTCGATATTGGCTTGGCGCGTGCAGCATTTTTGCATGTGTCCGATGTTACCCAGGGTTTGATTAGTCAACGCAGTCCGGAGGACCCTGAAGATATAGGTCGCCTTTTATTTGAGGGTCAGCGTGTGTTAGTGCAAGTGGTAAAAGATCCGCTCGGCACCAAGGGTGCACGTGTGACCATGCAGGTATCCATTGCATCACGATTGCTGGTATATATGCCAGATGAGCAAGGTATTGGTGTTTCGCAAAAAATTGATGCCTCGGTTGAGCGCGAACGCCTCCGTGAAGTTATAAAGTTAATTCCTGAAGCCTCGTCATCGTCGGGTGGTTTTATCGTTAGAACGGTGGCAGAAGGTGCTGACTTTCATGAGCTGCGTGCTGATGTGTTATTTCTGCAAAAATTATGGGAGCAAGCGAGTCAAAAGGTGGGCGAGTCAAAAAAACCGCGTCTACTTTATGAAGACTTGCCACTTTATTTGCGCATCCTACGAGATGTTCCCAATGATGGAATTGAAAAAATTCGTGTCGATTCAGCGGAAACCTTTCAGAAGATGAAAGTTTTTGCCAAGATGTACTCTTTAGAGGTGACAGATAAGATTGGGCACTACAAGGGTGATCGCCCTATTTTCGACTTATATAATATAGAAGAAGAGATTCAAACGGCATTAGAAAAAAAAGTCATGCTCAAATCAGGTGGTTATCTGATTATTGATCAAACTGAAGCGATGACTACAATTGATGTTAATACCGGGGGCTTTGTTGGGCATAAGAATCTAGAGGAAACGATCTATCGTACTAATCTTGAAGCAACGCAAGCAATAGCGCGACAAGTGCGTTTACGTAATCTGGGCGGTATTATTATTCTCGATCTCATTGACATGGAGGATGATGAGCATAAGCGCCATGTTTATGAAAGCTTGCAGAAAGCATTAACTCTAGATAGAGTCAAAACAACTATCAGTGAAATATCTCGACTGGGTCTGATTGAAATGACGCGAAAGCGAACACGCGAATCACTTGAGCGGACACTATGCGAACCTTGTCCTATGTGCCATGGGCGCGGGGTTGTTAAGACAGCTGAGACGGTTGGTTATGAAATTTTTCGAGAGATTACTCGTATGGATAAGTCGTTTAATGCCGAGCGTTATCGTGTAATAGCAGCTGAGAGCGTTGTGGGTAGAATCCTTGATGAAGAGTCAGATGCTGTTGCCGCATTGGAGGCTTTTTTGGGAAAAACTATCAAGTTTCAAGCAGAAAGCAGTTATCCACCCGAATATTTTGATGTGGTTATGATGTAA
- a CDS encoding HesA/MoeB/ThiF family protein, giving the protein MIQELNDEQLERYGRHILLDEIGYEGQLLLAQKRVAIIGLGGLGSPVALYLASAGIGQLTLIDFDQVDLSNLQRQLIHNQQRVGQNKAISAQQSVELLNKNVKTETITTKLTDDELLKITKQHDLVLDCSDNFETRYQLNRICHKCQIPLVSGAAIRWEGQVTTYDFRKNKQPCYQCLFPLKSNQGSIQESCSQNGVIAPLLGIIGSIQALEAIKCLLELPTLAGKLTIIDGLTMELRQFNITQDLSCPVCS; this is encoded by the coding sequence ATGATCCAAGAACTCAATGATGAACAACTTGAACGCTATGGCCGCCATATTCTATTAGATGAAATTGGTTATGAAGGTCAATTACTCCTTGCTCAAAAACGTGTTGCTATTATTGGACTTGGCGGCCTTGGATCACCAGTAGCACTCTATTTAGCATCGGCCGGCATTGGTCAGCTCACACTCATTGACTTTGATCAGGTTGATCTGTCAAACCTTCAGCGACAATTGATTCATAATCAACAACGAGTCGGTCAAAACAAAGCGATTTCTGCACAACAAAGTGTCGAACTTCTTAATAAAAACGTCAAAACTGAAACAATTACCACAAAACTCACTGATGATGAATTACTAAAAATCACCAAACAACATGACCTGGTTTTAGATTGTTCTGATAACTTTGAAACGAGATATCAACTCAATCGGATTTGTCATAAATGCCAAATTCCTTTAGTTTCAGGTGCCGCTATTCGATGGGAAGGACAAGTCACTACTTATGACTTTAGAAAAAACAAGCAACCCTGCTATCAATGCCTATTTCCACTCAAAAGCAACCAAGGCTCCATACAAGAGTCTTGCTCGCAAAATGGTGTCATTGCACCATTATTAGGAATAATCGGCTCTATACAAGCCCTAGAGGCTATCAAATGCCTTCTAGAATTACCAACACTTGCTGGTAAATTAACTATTATTGATGGACTGACAATGGAATTGCGTCAATTCAACATCACACAAGATCTCAGTTGTCCAGTCTGCAGCTGA
- the prmC gene encoding peptide chain release factor N(5)-glutamine methyltransferase: MSAHQHTDELSINQALAWGYAQLIANKHISSDEARFEAQHLLCEVLKVNRAHILTWPENRLTQPAQSHYESLIKERKAGKPVAYILGYREFWGLKLGVTAETLIPRPDTEILVTEALKRITPKSKQLIDLGTGSGAIAIALAKENPKLIVIATDVHYPTLTVAKNNANLHQVKVSFIQCHWLEAFETLPKFDMIVSNPPYIETEDQYLQQGDLRYEPIRALASGDDGLDAIKQIIQESYPKLQSKGWLLLEHGYNQAEAVRSLLAQEGFCHIETIKDFAQHDRVSLGQK; the protein is encoded by the coding sequence ATGAGTGCTCATCAACACACAGATGAGCTATCAATAAACCAAGCATTGGCTTGGGGCTACGCGCAACTGATAGCAAATAAGCACATTTCTTCTGACGAGGCCAGGTTTGAAGCACAACATCTTTTATGTGAAGTGCTTAAAGTCAATCGTGCTCACATCTTAACCTGGCCCGAAAATCGTTTAACCCAACCAGCGCAATCCCATTATGAAAGCCTCATCAAGGAACGTAAAGCGGGTAAACCAGTTGCATACATTCTAGGCTATCGTGAATTTTGGGGGTTGAAATTAGGCGTTACAGCTGAAACCCTCATACCCCGTCCTGACACCGAAATTCTTGTTACTGAAGCTCTAAAACGAATAACACCTAAATCTAAACAACTTATTGATTTAGGAACAGGCAGCGGAGCTATTGCTATTGCATTAGCAAAAGAAAACCCCAAGCTTATTGTAATCGCCACTGATGTTCACTACCCCACGTTAACAGTTGCAAAAAATAATGCAAATCTTCACCAGGTAAAGGTTAGTTTTATCCAATGTCATTGGCTTGAAGCGTTTGAAACATTACCTAAATTCGATATGATTGTTAGCAACCCACCCTATATTGAAACTGAAGACCAATATTTACAGCAAGGTGACCTTAGATATGAGCCTATTCGGGCGCTAGCCTCAGGAGATGATGGCCTCGATGCCATAAAACAGATTATTCAAGAGAGCTATCCAAAATTGCAATCAAAGGGGTGGCTATTACTAGAGCATGGGTATAATCAAGCCGAAGCAGTAAGAAGCCTTCTAGCTCAGGAGGGGTTCTGCCACATTGAAACTATAAAAGATTTTGCACAGCATGACCGCGTCTCTTTGGGACAAAAATAA
- the prfA gene encoding peptide chain release factor 1, with the protein MKDSIQRKLQALVERLEEVGVLLSDPQVVNNQTEFRNLSKEHAQLEPVVTSYQAYLHAESDLQEARDMIASGDRELKEMAQEEYPALEQQLETLEIALQKMLLPRDPNDDANIFLEIRAGTGGDEAAIFAGDLFKMYARYAETQRWQIEIINTSDGEHGGYKEIIARIIGDGAYSKLKFESGAHRVQRVPATETQGRVHTSAATIAIMPEAADVEQVELNPADLKVDTFRASGAGGQHVNKTDSAIRITHLPTGTIVECQDERSQHKNRARAMSLLAARIMDAKRQAHNQEIAQTRKSLVGSGDRSERIRTYNYPQGRVTDHRINLTLYKLDDVMNGGLAQVIDPLIHEYQAEQLAELSNQD; encoded by the coding sequence ATGAAAGATTCCATTCAACGCAAACTCCAAGCACTTGTAGAACGACTCGAGGAAGTCGGTGTCTTGTTATCAGACCCTCAAGTTGTTAACAATCAAACCGAATTCCGCAACTTATCTAAAGAACATGCACAACTCGAACCAGTGGTTACCAGTTACCAGGCCTACCTTCATGCCGAATCAGATCTACAGGAAGCGCGGGATATGATTGCATCTGGCGATCGCGAACTCAAAGAAATGGCGCAAGAAGAGTATCCTGCGTTAGAGCAACAGCTTGAGACCCTCGAAATAGCCTTACAAAAAATGCTACTTCCTCGTGATCCAAATGATGATGCCAATATCTTTCTTGAAATCCGTGCAGGTACCGGTGGTGATGAGGCCGCAATTTTTGCCGGTGATCTATTTAAGATGTACGCACGTTATGCTGAAACTCAACGCTGGCAGATTGAAATTATCAATACTAGCGATGGCGAGCATGGTGGCTATAAAGAAATCATCGCCCGCATTATTGGCGATGGTGCTTATTCAAAATTAAAGTTTGAATCAGGTGCACATCGTGTCCAACGTGTGCCCGCCACCGAAACTCAAGGCCGTGTCCACACGTCAGCAGCCACTATAGCGATAATGCCTGAAGCGGCAGATGTTGAGCAAGTCGAGCTCAATCCAGCCGACCTAAAAGTCGATACCTTTCGTGCTTCTGGTGCCGGCGGACAGCATGTTAACAAAACAGACTCAGCTATCCGAATTACACACCTTCCTACGGGCACTATTGTGGAGTGTCAGGATGAACGTTCACAGCATAAAAACCGTGCTAGGGCTATGTCACTTCTAGCCGCACGAATTATGGATGCCAAACGTCAAGCACATAACCAAGAAATTGCCCAAACGCGTAAATCACTAGTTGGGTCTGGTGACAGATCAGAGCGTATTAGAACCTACAACTACCCTCAAGGGCGGGTAACTGATCATCGTATCAACCTCACCCTATATAAACTAGATGATGTGATGAATGGCGGCTTGGCTCAAGTCATCGACCCATTAATACATGAATATCAGGCTGAACAATTGGCCGAACTTAGTAATCAAGACTAG